A genome region from Salvelinus alpinus chromosome 26, SLU_Salpinus.1, whole genome shotgun sequence includes the following:
- the LOC139554572 gene encoding uncharacterized protein, with amino-acid sequence MPGCFSKLSERVRGRRRPTASTGCSNSFVACFSCPFLFCRVRDRRQVNSDSDSKEETTVLDEVQLDVPLDDLPDVPQLPDLLDVQNAAIILEDVPDVQTILEEATGNWQLIPIRFSPLYCGPVVIRNNAGPVVKAWRTFQFISPIITYMRGGSQQVVVRMHHVSRVRGLETQLVWAISKETARLNPEGIHYCATKVQSITWIQRVAGRVTYYASHLRHETSVDVTLGCYQQTDVSVVYATLHMGLDGLLSSSAWSEAASFSTPTTQQFTDPEPEGHNCYEGWEEDLLPEEREVPLLNLYLTTKRVEDIALRLVSLRQAFTTLLGSTLSRNHLFVAGKVLLGALVQANHMDEAKFLRTYTDFVDYLSDPSKRNDIERELAEAKIHHVNMIDVLFELVLFGLMTAQKSLMVHPGGFVERLYALLYSFLPTAANMEPEADRYLLLLNDSCDTLPPNRDLDTNALHYFALNLTFLNKTSCSSKTFWFPSFHLFDFMTISSS; translated from the exons ATGCCTGGGTGCTTTTCAAAATTGTCGGAGAGAGTGCGTGGACGTCGGCGGCCTACTGCGTCGACAGGTTGTTCAAATTCATTTGTGGCTTGTTTTTCTTGTCCTTTTCTGTTTTGCAGGGTCCGTGATCGTCGACAGGTGAACAGCGACAGCGACAGCAAAGAGG AAACAACTGTCCTGGATGAGGTCCAGTTGGATGTGCCATTGGATGATTTGCCAGATGTTCCACAGCTGCCAGACCTCCTTGATGTCCAGAATGCTGCTATCATCCTTGAGGATGTGCCAGATGTGCAGACTATCCTTGAG GAGGCCACTGGCAATTGGCAGTTGATTCCGATTAGGTTCAGCCCCCTGTACTGTGGGCCTGTTGTGATCAGG AACAATGCCGGTCCGGTGGTTAAAGCTTGGAGAACTTTCCAGTTCATCAGCCCCATCATCACCTACATGCGTGGGGGATCCCAG CAGGTGGTGGTGAGGATGCACCACGTGAGTAGGGTGAGAGGCCTGGAGACTCAACTGGTGTGGGCCATCTCCAAGGAGACAGCCAGGCTTAATCCAGAGGGCATCCACTACTGTGCCACCAAAGTGCAGTCCATCACTTGGATCCAG cgtGTGGCTGGCAGGGTGACCTACTATGCGTCTCACCTCCGCCACGAGACGTCTGTGGACGTGACGCTTGGCTGCTACCAG CAGACTGATGTCTCAGTGGTGTACGCCACTCTCCACATGGGGCTGGACGGGCTTCTCTCCTCTTCAGCGTGGTCAGAGGCTGCCTCCTTCTCTACGCCCACCACTCAGCAGTTCACTGACCCAGAGCCTGAGGGCCACAACTGCTATGAG GGCTGGGAGGAGGACCTGCtgcctgaggagagggaggttccTCTGCTAAA CCTCTACCTTACCACCAAGAGAGTGGAGGACATCGCCTTGAGGCTCGTCTCCCTGCGCCAGGCCTTCACT aCCCTGCTTGGTTCCACCCTGAGCAGGAACCATCTGTTTGTGGCGGGAAAGGTCCTCCTGGGCGCACTGGTTCAGGCCAACCACATG GACGAGGCCAAGTTCCTCCGTACCTATACGGACTTTGTGGACTACCTGAGTGACCCCTCCAAGCGGAATGACATTGAGAGGGAGCTGGCTGAGGCAAAG ATCCATCATGTGAACATGATAGATGTCCTCTTTGAGCTGGTGCTGTTTGGGTTAATGACAGCTCAGAAGTCCCTGATGGTG CACCCTGGTGGGTTCGTGGAGCGTCTGTACGCTCTCCTGTACTCCTTCCTGCCCACTGCTGCCAACATGGAGCCAGAGGctgacagatacctgctgctGCTCAAT GATTCTTGTGACACTTTGCCACCCAACAGGGATCTAGACACCAATGCACTACATTACTTTGCACTGAATTTgacatttttaaataaaacaaGTTGTAGTTCAAAAACATTTTGGTTTCCGTCTTTTCATTTATTTGATTTTATGACCATTTCCTCTTCCTAG